The following are encoded in a window of Nibricoccus aquaticus genomic DNA:
- a CDS encoding helix-turn-helix domain-containing protein, with protein sequence MKPKVLKTDREYKTALAYVEGLMNQTSPDEAELELWSLLVENYEESHFPIEAPDPIQAIHFRLEQAGLQTADLLPYLQSKSKISEVMNRKRPLSLTMIRSLHQGLKIPASILVQETTSRPQRTRAAKTRTQVKRSSRHVTA encoded by the coding sequence ATGAAACCCAAAGTCCTCAAAACCGACCGCGAGTACAAAACCGCGCTGGCCTACGTCGAAGGCCTCATGAACCAGACGTCGCCCGACGAGGCCGAATTGGAGCTCTGGTCGCTGCTCGTGGAAAACTATGAGGAGTCCCACTTCCCCATCGAGGCGCCCGATCCTATCCAGGCCATCCATTTCCGCCTGGAGCAGGCCGGCCTGCAGACCGCCGACCTGCTCCCCTACCTCCAAAGCAAAAGTAAGATCTCGGAAGTGATGAATCGAAAACGCCCGCTCAGCCTGACCATGATCCGCTCGCTGCATCAGGGCCTGAAAATCCCTGCATCCATTCTTGTACAGGAAACGACGAGCCGTCCTCAGAGAACACGGGCCGCCAAGACTCGCACCCAAGTCAAACGCTCCTCCCGTCACGTCACAGCGTGA
- a CDS encoding VOC family protein, with translation MITYKEIAFTAYAVTNIKKARTFYEGVLCLKPARELGKNFVEYDLGNGTLSVGCAPKMWPPSKKGTVAALEVKDFDGALEHLKKKKIKSALGPFDSPMCRMVGVRDPDGNMIVLHQRKSAAEKKAALEQAKEKTAVKKKVGGVK, from the coding sequence ATGATTACCTACAAAGAGATCGCATTCACGGCCTACGCGGTGACGAACATCAAAAAGGCGCGGACGTTTTATGAAGGTGTGCTTTGCTTGAAACCGGCGCGGGAGCTCGGCAAAAATTTCGTCGAGTACGATCTCGGCAATGGGACGCTCTCGGTTGGTTGTGCGCCGAAGATGTGGCCGCCGTCAAAGAAGGGCACGGTCGCAGCGCTCGAGGTGAAGGACTTCGATGGCGCGCTGGAGCATTTGAAGAAGAAGAAAATCAAATCGGCGCTCGGGCCGTTCGACAGTCCGATGTGCCGCATGGTCGGCGTGCGCGATCCGGATGGGAATATGATCGTGTTGCATCAGCGGAAGAGCGCGGCTGAGAAGAAAGCAGCACTGGAGCAGGCAAAGGAGAAAACAGCGGTGAAGAAGAAAGTGGGCGGAGTGAAATAG
- a CDS encoding alpha/beta hydrolase family protein yields MLALRPFFAFGVLLSLTLSLQAAPLILEARQGFTTKLLREERIGEAPEEPPASSKLKLVQCTAPLGLNAAYVSTDPSDGKKHPAIIWLVGGFSNSIGAIAWTPGPASNDQSASGFRDQGILMMYPSLRGGNTNPGHLETFFGKVDDVLAAAKYLASLD; encoded by the coding sequence ATGCTCGCTCTCCGGCCCTTCTTCGCCTTTGGCGTTCTCCTTTCTCTCACACTCAGCCTTCAAGCGGCCCCGCTGATCCTCGAAGCCCGCCAGGGCTTCACGACAAAACTCCTCCGCGAAGAGCGCATCGGCGAAGCGCCTGAAGAGCCGCCCGCTTCCTCCAAACTCAAACTCGTCCAATGCACCGCGCCGCTGGGCCTGAACGCTGCCTACGTCAGCACCGACCCCAGCGATGGAAAGAAGCACCCCGCGATCATCTGGCTTGTCGGAGGCTTCAGCAACAGCATCGGCGCCATCGCCTGGACGCCCGGCCCCGCGAGCAACGACCAGTCCGCCTCCGGTTTCCGCGATCAAGGCATCCTGATGATGTACCCGTCACTCCGCGGCGGAAACACCAACCCCGGCCACCTCGAAACCTTCTTCGGCAAAGTCGACGACGTCCTCGCCGCCGCCAAATACCTCGCCTCGCTCGATTAG